One region of Desulfovibrio intestinalis genomic DNA includes:
- a CDS encoding DUF134 domain-containing protein, which translates to MPRPKKWRRVCCMPQSTCFGPVAGTDATVAETDGTMSTEETQGRGRGMRRGMHGSGHGGRRGHAGHGMHGEAVIMTVDQYETVRLIDLEGLTQEACAEKMQIARTTVQSIYAEARKKLADALVNSKMLRIEGGEYKLCEDADEPCGHGGCRHHHRQGF; encoded by the coding sequence ATGCCAAGACCCAAAAAATGGCGCAGAGTCTGCTGCATGCCCCAGAGCACCTGTTTCGGTCCAGTGGCCGGAACCGACGCCACTGTGGCTGAAACCGACGGCACTATGTCTACGGAGGAAACACAGGGGCGTGGCCGTGGAATGCGTCGCGGCATGCACGGTTCAGGGCACGGCGGGCGCAGAGGCCATGCCGGGCACGGCATGCACGGCGAAGCAGTCATTATGACCGTTGACCAGTACGAAACCGTGCGCCTTATTGATCTGGAAGGACTGACGCAGGAAGCTTGCGCTGAAAAAATGCAGATCGCGCGAACCACCGTGCAGAGCATCTATGCTGAGGCACGAAAAAAGCTGGCTGACGCGCTGGTGAACAGCAAGATGCTGCGCATTGAAGGCGGAGAATACAAACTCTGCGAGGATGCGGACGAACCGTGCGGGCATGGCGGTTGCCGCCACCACCACAGGCAAGGCTTCTAG
- a CDS encoding cupin domain-containing protein, which produces MIYRADALDGFEKEMFGGPGAAKFTKIVNEDGLADKGRLFSHVHLKPGCAVGSHKHSGEMEIYYVLKGQGTYNDNGTDMQVKAGDVTVCNDGEVHGILNSGTDDMEMIALILFTK; this is translated from the coding sequence ATGATCTATCGCGCCGACGCACTGGACGGATTTGAAAAAGAAATGTTTGGTGGCCCCGGAGCTGCCAAGTTCACCAAAATTGTCAATGAAGACGGTCTTGCCGATAAGGGCCGCCTGTTCAGCCATGTGCATCTCAAGCCCGGCTGCGCCGTTGGCAGCCACAAGCACAGTGGCGAAATGGAAATCTACTATGTTCTCAAGGGTCAGGGCACCTATAACGACAACGGCACAGACATGCAGGTCAAAGCTGGCGACGTGACTGTCTGTAACGACGGTGAAGTGCACGGCATACTCAACAGCGGCACTGATGATATGGAAATGATCGCCCTTATTCTGTTTACGAAATAG
- the aldA gene encoding aldehyde dehydrogenase, with the protein MRTYLQFINGKLVPGLSDSMIEVENPSTGKIMAHTPNGGREDAMAALEAAHRAQSGWAALTSAARAEYLKKFAAVIRKNRLVLGRILADEQAKTHPLAQVEVDFTADYFDYYAGWARIYEGEIIQSDRPRENILLYRQPIGVVVGICPWNFPFFVMARKVAPSLLVGCTAVIKPSSVAPATTMEFARLVAEEVDLPAGVLNIITGGGSSMGEALASSPQADMVSLTGSVEAGQRIIAASVENVTKVSLELGGKAPAIVCLDADQDLAVKAITASRTIFSGQVCNCAERLYVHESIADQFAEKLAVAFNNVRLGNPFDDPAPDMCSQISAEHLAKIEGMVARAQADGAETVTGGARAPRGNGYFYTPTLLRNCHQNMEIVRKEVFGPVLPMLTFRDLDEAIALSNDCEYGLTSSIYTRNISSALEAVNKLKFGETYVNRENFEAMQGFHAGWRKSGIGGADGKHGLMEYLQTHVAYIQY; encoded by the coding sequence ATGCGTACATATTTGCAGTTCATCAACGGTAAGCTGGTACCCGGTCTCTCGGATTCAATGATTGAAGTTGAAAACCCCTCGACCGGAAAAATAATGGCCCATACGCCCAATGGCGGGCGTGAAGATGCAATGGCGGCTCTGGAAGCGGCCCACAGGGCGCAGAGCGGCTGGGCCGCCCTGACGTCGGCGGCGCGTGCGGAATATCTGAAAAAGTTCGCGGCGGTCATTCGTAAAAATCGTTTGGTACTGGGCCGCATTCTGGCCGATGAACAAGCCAAAACCCACCCCCTTGCCCAGGTTGAAGTGGATTTTACGGCAGACTATTTTGACTACTACGCTGGCTGGGCGCGCATTTATGAAGGCGAGATCATCCAAAGTGACCGCCCGCGCGAAAATATCCTGCTGTATCGGCAGCCCATCGGCGTGGTCGTGGGCATCTGCCCCTGGAACTTCCCCTTCTTCGTCATGGCCCGCAAGGTTGCCCCATCACTGCTGGTGGGCTGCACCGCCGTCATCAAACCCAGCAGTGTGGCCCCGGCCACCACGATGGAATTTGCGCGGCTGGTGGCCGAAGAAGTGGACCTGCCAGCTGGCGTGCTTAATATCATCACTGGCGGCGGCAGCAGCATGGGCGAGGCTCTTGCCTCCAGCCCGCAGGCAGACATGGTTTCCCTTACGGGCAGCGTCGAAGCCGGGCAGCGCATTATTGCTGCCAGCGTTGAAAACGTTACCAAGGTTTCGCTGGAACTGGGCGGCAAGGCTCCGGCCATTGTGTGCCTGGATGCGGATCAGGACCTGGCCGTCAAGGCCATCACTGCCTCGCGTACCATCTTCAGCGGTCAGGTGTGCAACTGCGCCGAACGCCTTTATGTGCATGAAAGCATTGCCGACCAGTTTGCCGAAAAACTGGCGGTGGCATTCAATAATGTGCGTCTTGGCAATCCCTTTGACGATCCTGCGCCGGATATGTGCAGCCAGATCAGCGCGGAACATCTTGCTAAAATTGAAGGCATGGTGGCCCGTGCCCAGGCTGACGGGGCAGAAACAGTCACCGGCGGCGCGCGTGCTCCACGGGGCAACGGCTATTTTTACACGCCGACCCTGTTGCGCAACTGCCATCAGAATATGGAAATCGTGCGTAAGGAAGTGTTCGGCCCGGTGCTGCCCATGCTGACCTTCCGCGATCTGGATGAGGCCATTGCCTTGTCCAATGACTGCGAATACGGCCTGACATCTTCCATATACACGCGCAATATCAGCAGCGCCCTTGAGGCGGTGAACAAGCTGAAGTTTGGCGAAACCTATGTAAACCGCGAAAACTTTGAGGCCATGCAGGGCTTCCACGCTGGCTGGCGCAAGTCTGGCATTGGCGGAGCCGACGGCAAGCACGGTCTTATGGAATACCTGCAAACCCACGTTGCCTATATTCAGTATTAG
- a CDS encoding mechanosensitive ion channel family protein: MHSISRFLAFFLLILCCFMTEQRAMAAEAAAPQEATAVEKPRQGDAAPASDSPARTADTAAAAPVQPEPPVGRPVSPESVPAAAQPQPVAPAAESGANTQQPEKADKQEKKEAPKPKAEKKAAAKPKAEKKDTAAPKADKSEGRAADADKKDAQEGEDAAQEEDKSGVLHDPWSMVWSNQHNMLDEVNAKALAMSDTFGDRAFNVSEKVQPFIEEARRLLVLSNTYKNWPNAMEAVSRRLTVTIAEVNKILAPMTVARVESQALLERISYLADSLPEDLHDERLSPEMQEYIRSLAMTRLRLTAVLAQYDTALAPSLALLNRLEKTREEIASQLPALWKDYYLQKPVPWLSPTAWTDFSKQMTYSLQGMLLRIPVEVPITLETWGTAILRFFVCLLFTGVITVMLSRRWLNEKSSPTVKHIFHVTLPWLCVGLALLGSSLSASGEFFRLFLAFGNLSLIVAQIYLAWDLRQLKYPEVQIERSPLWHLIPLTLCAYVLLYLPLVKPLVLIIWMALLIADIIRMRRRKEQDLGPLHAETSVLESEPVVLWICLIMSIFGLHLYSMVLYLCFVSCSIALQLSLGGMSFVTTVSEKLPQEGVRAALAHMAVALAAPVVLVLAFVGVTLWVSTLPGGLPLLQYYILRGVNVGTTQFNILHLLMIVSAFYITRTAVGMGSRFLGRLPKQGLQIDSTLIPPMQTAFSYALWCCFGLFVLKALGMELSNLAMVAGGLSVGIGFGMQTIVNNFLSGLILIFSRTLQAGDVVEVGGTQGRVRKISVRATMVETFDNALIIVPNSEFVASRLINWTRNSRTVRKEIKIGVAYGSDTATVMRVLLATANANSNVLKYPPPTVAFADFGASTLDFSLRFWVRDYDVGTSTASDIRVEIEKEFRNQRIEVAFPQLDIHIKDIPPRVKSARPPSEERAVKKPTRRPRRRPLAHGAAGTALAVPAPATADDDEDEA, encoded by the coding sequence GCCAGCGACAGCCCTGCCCGCACTGCGGACACCGCAGCAGCGGCTCCTGTTCAGCCGGAGCCTCCGGTTGGACGGCCCGTCTCCCCTGAAAGCGTGCCTGCCGCCGCTCAGCCCCAGCCTGTAGCGCCTGCGGCAGAGTCCGGCGCGAACACGCAGCAGCCGGAAAAGGCTGACAAGCAGGAGAAAAAAGAAGCTCCCAAGCCCAAGGCCGAAAAAAAAGCAGCGGCCAAGCCCAAGGCTGAAAAAAAGGACACCGCAGCGCCCAAGGCTGATAAAAGCGAAGGCCGCGCTGCCGATGCAGACAAAAAAGACGCCCAGGAAGGCGAAGACGCCGCGCAGGAAGAAGATAAGTCCGGCGTGCTGCACGACCCCTGGTCAATGGTCTGGAGCAACCAGCACAACATGCTGGATGAGGTCAACGCCAAGGCGCTGGCCATGAGCGACACCTTTGGCGACCGCGCCTTCAACGTAAGCGAAAAAGTGCAGCCCTTTATTGAGGAAGCACGCCGTCTGCTTGTGTTGAGCAATACCTATAAAAACTGGCCCAATGCAATGGAGGCCGTGAGCCGCCGCCTTACGGTGACCATTGCGGAAGTGAACAAGATTCTCGCGCCTATGACGGTAGCGCGTGTTGAATCGCAAGCCTTGCTTGAACGCATCAGCTATCTGGCCGACAGCCTGCCTGAAGACCTGCACGACGAACGCCTCAGCCCAGAGATGCAGGAATACATCCGTTCTCTGGCTATGACCCGCCTGCGTCTTACGGCGGTGCTTGCGCAGTACGACACGGCCCTTGCCCCTTCACTGGCGCTGCTCAACCGTCTTGAAAAAACGCGCGAGGAAATCGCCTCGCAACTGCCCGCCCTGTGGAAGGACTATTACCTGCAAAAGCCGGTGCCCTGGCTCAGCCCCACCGCCTGGACAGATTTTTCCAAGCAGATGACCTATTCCTTACAGGGTATGCTGCTGCGCATCCCCGTCGAAGTTCCCATTACGCTGGAAACCTGGGGCACGGCCATTCTGCGTTTCTTCGTCTGCCTGCTGTTTACGGGCGTCATCACGGTGATGCTGTCACGGCGCTGGCTGAACGAAAAATCCAGCCCAACGGTAAAACACATCTTCCATGTGACCCTGCCCTGGCTTTGCGTGGGACTGGCGCTTCTTGGCAGTTCCTTGTCAGCCTCGGGCGAGTTCTTCCGGCTATTTCTGGCTTTCGGCAACCTGAGCCTTATTGTGGCCCAGATATACCTGGCCTGGGACTTGCGGCAGCTCAAATATCCTGAAGTGCAGATCGAGCGGTCGCCATTGTGGCACCTTATTCCGCTGACGCTGTGCGCCTATGTGCTGCTCTATCTGCCGCTGGTCAAACCGCTGGTGCTCATCATCTGGATGGCCCTGCTTATTGCGGACATCATCCGCATGCGCCGCCGCAAGGAACAAGACCTCGGCCCCCTGCACGCGGAAACCTCGGTGCTGGAAAGCGAACCCGTGGTGCTGTGGATATGCCTCATCATGAGCATCTTCGGCCTGCATCTGTACAGTATGGTGCTCTACCTCTGCTTTGTGTCCTGCTCCATCGCCTTGCAACTTTCGCTGGGCGGCATGAGCTTTGTGACCACTGTAAGCGAAAAATTGCCCCAGGAAGGCGTGCGCGCGGCACTGGCCCACATGGCCGTGGCCCTGGCCGCTCCTGTTGTGCTGGTGCTGGCCTTTGTGGGCGTTACACTGTGGGTAAGCACGCTGCCCGGCGGCCTGCCCCTGTTGCAGTACTACATACTGCGGGGCGTCAACGTAGGTACAACGCAGTTCAACATACTGCATCTGCTTATGATCGTCAGCGCCTTCTATATCACGCGCACAGCCGTGGGCATGGGTTCCCGCTTTCTGGGCCGCCTGCCCAAGCAGGGGCTGCAAATAGACTCCACCCTCATTCCCCCGATGCAGACGGCCTTTTCCTACGCCCTGTGGTGCTGCTTTGGCCTTTTTGTGCTCAAGGCGCTGGGTATGGAACTGAGCAATCTGGCTATGGTGGCTGGTGGTCTTTCCGTGGGTATCGGTTTTGGCATGCAGACCATCGTGAACAACTTCCTTTCCGGCCTCATCCTTATTTTCAGCCGCACGCTTCAGGCTGGCGACGTGGTTGAGGTGGGCGGTACCCAGGGGCGGGTACGCAAAATCAGCGTGCGCGCTACAATGGTGGAAACATTTGATAATGCTCTCATTATTGTTCCTAACTCTGAGTTTGTGGCCAGCCGCCTGATTAACTGGACACGCAACAGCCGCACGGTGCGCAAGGAAATCAAGATAGGCGTTGCCTACGGCAGCGACACGGCCACTGTCATGCGCGTCTTGCTGGCCACGGCCAATGCCAACAGCAACGTACTCAAATATCCCCCGCCAACCGTTGCTTTTGCGGATTTTGGGGCCAGCACCCTTGATTTCAGCCTGCGCTTCTGGGTGCGGGACTACGACGTGGGCACCTCCACCGCCTCTGATATCCGTGTTGAAATCGAGAAAGAGTTTCGCAATCAGCGTATTGAAGTGGCCTTTCCGCAACTGGATATCCACATCAAGGATATTCCGCCCCGCGTGAAAAGCGCGCGTCCGCCGTCGGAAGAGCGCGCCGTCAAAAAGCCGACCCGGCGTCCCCGGCGCAGACCCCTTGCCCATGGGGCAGCGGGAACCGCTCTTGCCGTGCCTGCGCCCGCCACGGCTGATGACGATGAAGACGAAGCATAG